In one Desulfomicrobium escambiense DSM 10707 genomic region, the following are encoded:
- the coaBC gene encoding bifunctional phosphopantothenoylcysteine decarboxylase/phosphopantothenate--cysteine ligase CoaBC, with translation MIPAHYLFDTFHGKRVHLGVTGSIAAYKALDLTRAFLRLNIQVGATLTESARRFVTDLSFGALGADPLFTDMFAAGMNYDHLEPAVADAFVVAPATANTLARMANGLADDLLSCQLLAYPGPVLVAPAMNPRMWSAPATRHNWEVLGQRGVVRIEPDCGSVACGDTGQGRLAPLEEIFIRTLAALSPQDMRGKKVMLTLGPTREYFDRVRFWSNPSTGTMGACLAIAAALRGAEVTAVTGPVDLPLPAMIRRIPVVSAREMFEAARDVFPSQDIGCFTAAVADFRPPACELGKFKKGGAPLALTFEPNPDILATLSGRKKPGQVTVGFAAEAQDLERNAAGKLERKNLDLIVANPVDEAGAGFATPTNRVLVMDRHGRRESWPQLPKTEIAWRIWDWISMNTP, from the coding sequence GTGATCCCGGCCCACTATCTCTTCGACACGTTTCACGGGAAACGCGTCCATCTCGGAGTCACGGGCTCCATCGCAGCCTACAAGGCCCTGGACCTGACCAGGGCCTTTCTTCGTCTGAACATCCAGGTCGGCGCGACCCTGACTGAGTCCGCCCGCCGGTTCGTCACGGACCTGTCCTTCGGGGCCCTGGGCGCAGACCCCCTGTTCACGGACATGTTCGCCGCCGGGATGAACTATGACCATCTCGAACCAGCCGTGGCCGACGCGTTCGTCGTGGCCCCGGCAACGGCCAACACGCTGGCCAGGATGGCGAACGGACTGGCCGACGACCTGCTCAGCTGCCAGCTTCTGGCCTACCCCGGCCCCGTACTCGTGGCGCCGGCCATGAATCCCCGCATGTGGTCCGCTCCGGCCACCAGACACAACTGGGAGGTCTTGGGACAGCGAGGTGTCGTCCGTATCGAACCGGATTGCGGCAGCGTGGCCTGCGGCGACACCGGCCAGGGCCGGCTGGCGCCCCTGGAGGAAATTTTCATCCGCACCCTGGCCGCCCTCTCGCCCCAGGACATGCGCGGCAAGAAGGTCATGCTGACCCTGGGGCCCACGCGTGAATATTTCGACCGCGTCCGCTTCTGGTCCAACCCGTCCACCGGGACCATGGGTGCCTGCCTGGCCATCGCCGCGGCCCTGCGCGGCGCTGAAGTCACGGCCGTGACCGGCCCCGTGGATCTGCCCCTGCCGGCCATGATCCGCCGCATCCCCGTGGTCTCGGCCCGGGAGATGTTCGAGGCGGCACGCGACGTGTTCCCGTCCCAGGACATCGGCTGCTTCACGGCTGCCGTGGCTGACTTCCGGCCGCCGGCCTGCGAGTTGGGCAAGTTCAAGAAAGGCGGCGCGCCCCTGGCCCTGACCTTCGAACCCAACCCCGACATCCTGGCCACCCTGAGCGGTCGCAAGAAACCCGGACAGGTGACCGTCGGCTTCGCGGCCGAGGCCCAGGACCTGGAACGCAACGCCGCCGGCAAGCTTGAGCGTAAGAACCTCGACCTCATCGTGGCCAACCCCGTGGACGAGGCCGGGGCCGGCTTCGCCACGCCGACCAACCGCGTGCTCGTCATGGACCGCCACGGCAGGCGGGAATCCTGGCCGCAGTTGCCCAAGACCGAAATCGCCTGGAGGATCTGGGATTGGATCTCGATGAATACGCCCTGA
- a CDS encoding GspE/PulE family protein: MKNKRITYSLRYLLETLTSEGEISAAQAEIITEHARRNDIDLDCGEGIDSLIRFNIRKAPKEPGGPEMRITEDVILKAVARREGLEFRRVDPFDLDLEVTTRTISESFARMNTLVPIMIRDGELELAVFNPFRPELWHDMERVSDLPYKVFLSTRQDINRLIDDYYQFRTAIQAAEIEFMSSNEIGNLEARVKVSDKSDPDSQRHIIKAVDYLLRSALRERASDIHVEPKRDHALVRFRIDGILHDLHRLPMTVHLAMINRLKGMSRLDISEKRRPQDGRVQLVLGGVPTDVRVSTVPVAFGEKMVMRLLSSDSTLKNLQELGMLPEQFETFSRFLRHTYGLILVTGPTGSGKSTTLYSTLKVLANPQVNVVTLEDPIEMVVDDFNQIGIQSRIGVTFGQMLRHILRQDPDIVMIGEMRDLETAEQAVQAALTGHIVFSTLHTNDASSALTRLLDLGLDAYLINAAVIGCMAQRLVRNICPNCKAQFKPDYDEITALGLAGYIAKDQMLWKGRGCDHCRQTGYYGRTGIFEILPYDTEVKEAIRRNVDLADLRSLVRRKGVRSLMDDGMERVVRGVTTYEEVLRVAGGSID; the protein is encoded by the coding sequence GTGAAGAATAAGCGGATCACCTATTCCCTGCGGTATCTGTTGGAGACCCTGACGAGCGAAGGGGAAATAAGCGCGGCCCAGGCGGAGATCATCACCGAGCACGCGCGCAGGAACGACATCGACCTGGACTGCGGCGAGGGCATAGACAGCCTCATCCGCTTCAACATCCGCAAGGCGCCCAAGGAACCCGGCGGGCCCGAGATGCGCATCACCGAGGACGTCATCCTCAAGGCCGTGGCGCGCCGCGAGGGGCTGGAGTTCAGGCGCGTGGACCCCTTCGACCTGGACCTGGAGGTGACCACCAGGACCATCTCCGAAAGCTTCGCGCGCATGAACACCCTGGTCCCGATCATGATCCGCGACGGGGAACTGGAACTTGCGGTCTTCAACCCCTTCCGTCCCGAGCTGTGGCACGACATGGAGCGGGTCAGCGACCTGCCTTACAAAGTCTTCCTCTCCACCCGCCAGGACATCAACCGCCTCATCGACGACTATTACCAGTTCCGCACGGCCATCCAGGCCGCCGAGATCGAGTTCATGTCCTCCAACGAGATCGGCAACCTGGAGGCGCGGGTCAAGGTGTCCGACAAGTCGGACCCGGACTCCCAGCGGCACATCATCAAGGCCGTGGACTACCTGCTGCGATCGGCCCTGCGCGAGCGGGCCAGCGACATCCACGTCGAGCCCAAGCGCGACCACGCATTGGTCCGCTTCCGCATCGACGGCATTCTGCACGACCTGCACCGCCTGCCCATGACCGTGCACCTGGCCATGATCAACCGACTCAAGGGCATGAGCCGCCTGGACATATCCGAAAAGCGCCGGCCCCAGGACGGGCGCGTGCAGCTGGTGCTGGGCGGGGTGCCCACGGACGTGCGCGTCTCGACGGTGCCCGTGGCCTTTGGCGAGAAGATGGTCATGCGCCTGCTCTCCAGCGACAGCACCCTCAAGAACCTGCAGGAGCTGGGCATGCTGCCCGAGCAGTTCGAGACCTTCAGTCGCTTCCTGCGCCACACCTACGGCCTCATCCTGGTCACGGGCCCCACGGGCAGCGGCAAGTCCACGACGCTCTACTCGACCCTGAAGGTCCTGGCCAACCCGCAGGTCAACGTGGTCACTCTCGAAGACCCCATCGAAATGGTGGTGGACGACTTCAACCAGATCGGCATCCAGTCGCGCATAGGCGTGACCTTCGGGCAGATGCTGCGCCACATCCTGCGCCAGGACCCCGACATCGTCATGATCGGCGAGATGCGCGACCTGGAGACGGCGGAGCAGGCCGTGCAGGCCGCCCTGACCGGGCACATCGTCTTCTCGACCCTGCACACCAACGACGCCAGTTCCGCCCTTACCCGCCTGCTGGACCTGGGCCTGGACGCCTACCTCATCAACGCCGCCGTCATCGGCTGCATGGCCCAGCGCCTGGTGCGCAACATCTGCCCGAACTGCAAGGCGCAATTCAAGCCGGACTACGACGAGATCACGGCCCTGGGGCTGGCGGGCTACATCGCCAAGGACCAGATGCTGTGGAAGGGGCGCGGCTGCGATCACTGCCGCCAGACGGGCTATTACGGGCGCACGGGCATCTTCGAGATCCTGCCCTACGACACGGAGGTCAAGGAGGCCATCCGCCGCAACGTGGACCTGGCGGACCTGCGGTCGCTGGTGCGCAGGAAGGGCGTGCGCTCCCTCATGGACGACGGCATGGAGCGCGTCGTCCGCGGGGTGACGACCTACGAGGAGGTGCTGCGTGTGGCCGGAGGTTCCATCGATTAG
- a CDS encoding ParA family protein, with the protein MAQTIVLANQKGGVGKTTTTVNLAASLAAMERRVLVIDCDPQANASSGLGVDVSGVRSSVYQALFDPRSASRAIVGSDMDFLKIMPSTPDLVGAELELSGERDREFMLRAVVQGLEKDFDYILIDCPPSLGLITINALCAARWLLVPLQCEYYAMEGIAQLMKTYGLVKERLNPKLEILGILLTMFDKRNKLSFMVEREVRDHFGELVFSTSIPRNVRLSEAPSHGLPAILYDIRSLGTQSYISLAQEIIECPRLQPQVQDA; encoded by the coding sequence TTGGCGCAGACAATCGTTTTGGCGAATCAGAAAGGCGGCGTGGGCAAGACGACGACCACCGTGAACCTGGCGGCCTCGCTGGCGGCCATGGAGCGGCGGGTGCTGGTCATCGACTGCGACCCCCAGGCCAACGCGTCGAGCGGGCTTGGGGTCGACGTGAGCGGCGTCCGAAGTTCCGTGTATCAGGCCCTTTTCGACCCCCGATCGGCCTCACGGGCCATTGTCGGGTCGGACATGGACTTTTTGAAGATCATGCCTTCGACGCCGGACCTTGTGGGCGCCGAACTCGAACTGAGCGGGGAGCGCGACCGGGAGTTCATGCTGCGCGCCGTCGTGCAGGGCCTGGAAAAGGACTTCGACTACATCCTCATCGACTGCCCGCCCTCCCTGGGCCTCATCACGATCAACGCCCTGTGCGCTGCCCGGTGGCTGCTCGTGCCACTGCAATGCGAATACTACGCCATGGAGGGCATCGCGCAGCTCATGAAGACGTACGGATTGGTCAAGGAACGGCTCAACCCGAAGCTGGAAATCCTGGGGATTCTGCTGACCATGTTCGACAAACGCAACAAGCTCTCCTTCATGGTCGAACGCGAGGTGCGCGACCATTTCGGAGAGCTTGTCTTCAGCACGTCCATACCGCGGAACGTACGCCTGTCGGAGGCCCCGAGCCATGGCCTGCCGGCCATCCTCTACGACATCCGCTCCCTGGGCACCCAGTCGTACATTTCCCTGGCCCAGGAGATCATCGAGTGCCCTAGGCTTCAGCCGCAGGTACAGGACGCGTGA
- the rfaE2 gene encoding D-glycero-beta-D-manno-heptose 1-phosphate adenylyltransferase, whose amino-acid sequence MHDTRNKILGRHEAHRLAGRGGVVFTNGCFDILHPGHVDYLQRARDLGERLVVGLNSDASVRRLKGPTRPVNDEASRAMVLSALACVDHVVIFEEDTPYELIRAVAPDILVKGGDWSVDRIVGRDLVEERGGRVLSIPLLPGHSTTGIIDRIMAMNAGGSHAERREE is encoded by the coding sequence ATGCACGACACCAGGAACAAGATTTTAGGGCGCCACGAGGCGCACAGGCTCGCCGGCAGGGGCGGGGTGGTCTTCACCAACGGTTGCTTCGACATCCTGCACCCCGGCCATGTGGACTACCTCCAGCGCGCGCGGGATTTGGGCGAACGCCTCGTGGTCGGCCTGAACAGCGACGCCTCGGTGCGCCGCCTCAAGGGGCCGACCCGGCCCGTCAACGACGAGGCGAGTCGGGCCATGGTCCTGTCGGCCCTGGCCTGCGTCGACCACGTTGTGATTTTCGAGGAAGATACCCCGTACGAGCTGATCAGGGCCGTGGCCCCGGACATTCTGGTCAAGGGCGGCGACTGGAGCGTGGACCGCATCGTCGGCCGTGACCTGGTCGAGGAGCGCGGCGGCAGGGTGCTGTCCATCCCGCTGCTTCCGGGCCATTCGACCACGGGCATCATCGACAGAATTATGGCCATGAACGCGGGGGGGAGCCATGCAGAGCGGCGTGAAGAATAA
- a CDS encoding NAD-dependent epimerase, giving the protein MKILITGAAGFIGFHLAKRFAAAGADVYGIDNLNDYYSVALKKDRLRQLETEQNFRFEPIDLADGESLNELFKAFGFTHVVNLAAQAGVRYSLINPKSYINSNIVGFANLLECCRHNGVEHLVYASSSSVYGLNTHMPFSVHDNVDHPVSLYAASKKSNELMAHTYSYLYKLPTTGLRFFTVYGPWGRPDMALYLFTKAICDGKPINVFNHGKMRRDFTYIDDIVEGVFRVVHRIPEPNPGWDGNAPDPSSSPAPYRLYNIGNNNTVELERFITVLEDALSRKAVRNYMDLQPGDVPATYANVDDLIRDVGFKPSTTIEKGISRFIDWYKDYYRN; this is encoded by the coding sequence ATGAAAATTCTCATCACGGGCGCCGCGGGGTTCATCGGCTTTCACCTCGCCAAGCGTTTCGCCGCCGCCGGAGCGGACGTCTACGGCATCGATAATCTCAACGATTACTACTCGGTAGCGCTGAAGAAAGACCGCTTGCGCCAGCTCGAAACAGAGCAGAATTTCCGTTTCGAACCCATTGACCTGGCCGACGGCGAATCCCTGAACGAACTTTTCAAGGCCTTCGGGTTCACCCACGTCGTCAACCTGGCGGCTCAGGCCGGGGTGCGCTACTCGCTCATCAACCCGAAATCCTACATAAACTCCAACATCGTCGGCTTCGCCAACCTGCTGGAGTGCTGCCGCCACAACGGCGTGGAGCACCTGGTCTACGCCTCGTCAAGTTCCGTCTACGGGCTGAACACGCACATGCCCTTCTCGGTTCACGACAACGTCGACCACCCCGTCAGCCTCTACGCCGCCAGCAAGAAGTCCAACGAACTCATGGCCCACACCTACAGTTACCTCTACAAACTGCCGACCACGGGCCTGCGATTCTTCACGGTCTACGGGCCGTGGGGACGGCCCGACATGGCGCTGTACCTCTTCACCAAGGCCATATGCGACGGCAAGCCCATCAACGTCTTCAACCACGGCAAGATGCGCCGGGACTTCACCTACATCGACGACATCGTCGAAGGGGTGTTCCGCGTCGTGCACCGCATCCCCGAACCCAACCCCGGGTGGGACGGCAACGCACCGGACCCGTCCTCCTCGCCCGCCCCTTACAGGCTCTACAATATCGGCAACAACAACACCGTCGAGCTGGAGCGATTCATCACCGTCCTGGAGGACGCCCTCAGCCGCAAGGCCGTGCGCAACTACATGGACCTGCAGCCCGGTGACGTGCCGGCCACGTACGCCAATGTCGACGACCTGATCCGCGACGTCGGATTCAAGCCGTCCACGACCATTGAAAAAGGAATTTCGAGGTTTATCGACTGGTACAAGGACTATTACCGCAACTAG